AAAATTTcactaaatttaatttacaaaacattAAAGGATTTCGCCTCCAGAAGCTGGTTCTCATTCACTTCATTTGCTCCCAACGAAATATTGGCTTGCAccgaagtgtgtgtgtgttttagggacttaaaattaatttaacagcTTATCGAGTTTCCGGGCGctcccattttcattttacccCATCGTGGAGGTGGGAAACCCAAACGAGCGGGTGTTCGAACAGAAGAATTGGTGTTGTTATGCACTAACTCTCGATTAATTTAAGCTTTAGTTGTGGTTCTagtttcttttgtttgcccatcaTCTGCTTCTACTGATCCtgcgcatcatcatcatcttcatcttttgtttgctcttcgttctttgttgctgctgcgtaaACTAGTAAATGCTACAAAATAGGATAAGGTCAGCGGGGCTGGTGGTGGCTCTAGCTGATGGTTGTGCTGCCTTTAGGCCGCCGTATCCACCTCCTCCACAATGTGGTTCGGGGACACTTCGCTGGGTGGcgctgctgttggtgctgctgctgctgccgttgctgctgttgcaggtgCCGTTGAAGTATTGCCGTTGGCATTGGCGTTGCTGCTGTTCGCGGGTGCAGCTTTCCCCGTCTGGACGGGCACAGCGGCTGCTTGCAGGGGCGTAGCCACCAGGGCGCTCACGGCGCTGTACTGTGCGGCCGCGCCCATCGGAACAGCGGCTGTTCCACCCGCGGCGATGGAGGAGAGACTATCGGCCGCTGATGCGGAAGCGGCTGTGGCATAGGGACCACTTTTCAGTTTACGCGCCTCCCGCTTTTGTTTGTGCTGCTGCATCACCAAGCGCAGTTGGTCCATTTTTGAGCGGGTCTTCATGTTGGCCAGCTCCACGGTGCACTTCTGGCAAGTGTGCTCCCGCTCCCGTTCGCCCTGTCCATCATCGCGGCGGTAGCGACATGTGCATCCGTTGGATTGACTGGTCATAGAGCTGGGTGCCTCGGCAACCTGGCAGCAACTATGCGACGATGACTTGGAGCTGGTGGAAGCCTTGGTGGCAGCGGAGGAGGAGTGGTAGCTCGGGCAGTCGCGGAAAGAGCAGCTACCTCCGCTGCCAGAGGCCAGAGTCGccgactgctgctgttgctgctgggcgcGGCTGTTGCACTTGGCGCAGTTGTGGTGCTTGGAGGAGTACTGCAAGCAAAACAAGTGGATAATGAGCATCAtcaaatatttcatactaGATTCGCTTACCATTTTGCTACGCGATCCGTGATGCAGCCCGCTGCCAGAGGAAGTAGTCGAGGAAGATCCGCTGCTGCCGGATCCCGAACCAGATCCAGAAACCGATCCAGTGGTCGGGGCCTCGAAGCTAATGCGGGCACCGCGTCCGTACTGCGGTGTGGCACTCAACAGATCGTTGAGAATATGGATCACCGTTGAGATGTCGCGTTTGGGTCGTCCAAAGCGATCCTGTAGTGCCGGATTGAGTGTGCCCGAGAAGGTGCCAGAGTAGATGCCCTTCCCATGGTTCTTCATAGACTCGATCACGGCTCCCGATCCGCTCTTGCGCGGTGCTTCCTCACCACTGGCTGCTCCGCTAGAGGTGGCTCCGCTGCTTGAGCTACGACCGCTGCTCACCACGCCGGCGCCCGATAAATCGATCTTGTTGGTAAACACCTCCTTGGAGAGTTTGCGCAATGTCTGGGTGAGATTTCGCGACGCCTCAGCGAGAGTCCTAGTATCAGACACACCCAGAAGCGAGTCCTCGGGCTCTGCCGTTGTGGTGCTGGTACTGGCTGGCAGTGCcactgttgccgctgctgttgcggtTGTGGCCGTTGCTCCTACCGCTCCTGCTCCCATTCCCTGCTCCAGCTTGCGACGCTTCGAGGGggaagaagaggaagatgaCGGTGACGAGGAAGACGATGATGAGCTTGTAGCAAAAGCGGCTGCGTTAACCGATGGTTGGTTGCCGGCGCAGGCGTGATTAAAAAAgtgactgctgctgctgctactgctgtgACCATTTCCATGTCCATGACCGTGACCCTGCCCGTGGTAGTGACGATGCTTGGTCCTAGTGATGCGATTGTTGCCCGTCTTGTGCAGCATCGAATTGCCAGAGAAGGTGACTCTTGTGCCCGCAAGAGTCGAACGAGCGGCAAATCCGGCATTCGCTCCACTGCAACTCGATTCGGGACACTTGCTAGGTGAGCTGGTAGATCCGGATCTGGCCACTGGAGCAGGCGCCACCAAAGAGGCCACCGGAGGAGCCACTGACGGTGTGGGTAGTCGCGTGCACAAGCACGAGGTCAGCTTGGCAGCTATCGGATCCTGCTGGCAGCCACCGGTTGCGCAGGCTCCACTGGaagaggacgaggatgagctGGGGGCGGCAGAGCTGCAGATGCAGCTTGAACTGGAACTTGTGGCAGCCGTCGTGGGCAGGGGAATGTTTTTGATAGTTGTCATCTTGATGGGACTGGACACGAGATTCGACAGCGACTTGATGGGCGACTGCTCTAGCACAGGCTTCCCTGGATTCGAGCTGGGTCCACCATTGGCCACAGGACGAGCATTGGCGCCCGCATCCTTCAGCGCGAAGCTGTTCACGATATTCTGAATGCCGCCCTTAATTAGCAGTTTGGTGAGATCGGGTCCGTTTAGCGTTGACGAGCTCTGGGACTGACCAGTGCCAGTTGCTGGAGCCGAGCCAGATGCTCCAGAGGAGCTGGGCAAATCGCCGTACATCTTGCGCAGCGAGGACATCCCACCACCGCTGCCCGCAGCCACTGCCGAAGCGttgtgatgatgatggtgatggtggtggtggtggtggtgatgatgatgatggccatGCCCGTTTCCGTGGCTGTGaccatgtccatgtccgtgACTAATGCCATGCCAGTTCGCAGCATGCAGACTCGGATGCTGGTGGCTGTGCACGTGGCCATGTCCGATTCTTCCACTCGATCGCTGGCCAGAAGAGCGGGTTCTCGACGAAGACGAAgaggatgacgatgacgttgaggatgaggacgaggaagTGGCAGAGCCACTGGTTCCAGTGCTGCCGCTAACTCCggccgccgccgccagcaCCGCCGACGAAGACAAGGATGTGGAGTTGGCGCCGGAACAGCCAGTGCCAGCTGGCATTACAGGCACCGTTGATGTTGTGCTTGCCGCTGCGCTTGAACCACTCGCACCGCCGGCGACTGGGGCCACTGTGGCGGCACCGCCGCCCGCCGGATTAACCGTgctcagctgcagctggatgAGCATCATGTGGTCGCCGAGGCGCATGCTCAAGTTGAGCGGTGTCTTGCCGCTGAGAAAATCATTAACCTGTGCGTCGTTAAGCGATTCCAGCGCTTGCATAACCGTGTTCTCCGGACGTTGAGCCTGCATAGATGGATAGATAAGTAGATAGATCAGTGGATGAGTAAAGGTTTTATTCAGAATCTAAAagagaaaatcgaaaaactcGAAGCTAATAGCCTGCTGGTTAATTCTCGATAAGagatttctaatttatttattatgtgtgTAACTATATTTAAGTGGCACAAAGAAATACCACATTCCAATCAGATGAGAGTCAGTTCCCTTTCCTTTATCGACCTAGACCAACAGCTATTCACAAACCCCCTTTTTTTCAGAACGTAGCATTTCTAGCTTTGATTGCAATTCTACGTGATTCAATGCGACGCCTTTGTGCTCcgctcaaatatttgcaaaaagtACAAATAGCCAGGCGGTTGAAGTCAACGCCTTAAGTTGCGttacgaaatgaaaatgtaggGTTTGAAAAAAGGTTTTTCCAAGAATAAGCTACTAAAGCGTTTTGAAAAACGGGAACGCGAAACGAAAGGTAATTGTGGAAAATTAAGAGCAGCTAACAGAAGGCAGTATGTATGTGTGGGCATATGTGTGGGCATATGTATACTATAAGACTCGGTTCCaagtttgatttttatttttagaggTCTGGGTCTGGGTTAATTAATCATTTCCATTGCATATGTACGTACAACTGCGGCCAAGCTACTAGTTcgtggaaatattttttacgGTATAAAGCACACGCTTTTTCAACTTAATTACCAATTAGTAGTGTTTGAAAGGAACAAGAAATGCAGTTTTCCATTGTCACTGCACATTTGGGATAAGTGTAAAATCGTTTTCTCTATTTTGCTGACCACAGCTGTCTTTTGTTTGTGGCCAGCAAGTGAGTAACCACATGTGCGAATGGGACGGGTGATGGGGCGGTGCAGGGGgtcatgttttaatttttattgactCTGCGCTGCTCTGACACAGTGACCcaataatattcaaatgaagTCAGCGACAAAAGCTcgcttcagtttcagtttttagtCGTAAGTTAAATGAACTGAACTGTGAATGGATGGACACCATCGAGCtgatcatgatgatgatgatgatggcgctGCCTACTTTCCCTTTGCCATTTGACGCAGCATGAACCTTATGCAACCTCACCAAGTTTccctcccaaaaaaaaaaaataaataaataaaaaaaaaaaaatattaaaaaaaaaaagaaaaaaccccAGCCTAGCAACCGAgccaaaaaaatgtgtaaaagaAATGGAGGCAAACGAATGCTTGGAGTCGAGCCTATTTGTTGACGTGGTTGGTTTGTTACTCATGGCTcatgatgttgctgcttttgaGTCGAGTTAAGTGTACCAAGGTCAACTGACGTCGCAGCACGCAGCTTACGTCACCAGTCGC
This Drosophila simulans strain w501 chromosome X, Prin_Dsim_3.1, whole genome shotgun sequence DNA region includes the following protein-coding sequences:
- the LOC6725616 gene encoding midnolin homolog gives rise to the protein MDKSAATNSATADGQNEAAAAAAAAAAAAAAAGCGSNNSSSSSSNNTANSNNALQRLATTTSAVVPSPMTINLNISTTTGGNFGVSVEPHISVESLKKIIAKKLKVAKDRICLLHREKELQDGTLRDHNLMDGSKIILIPNVETGLLAQRPENTVMQALESLNDAQVNDFLSGKTPLNLSMRLGDHMMLIQLQLSTVNPAGGGAATVAPVAGGASGSSAAASTTSTVPVMPAGTGCSGANSTSLSSSAVLAAAAGVSGSTGTSGSATSSSSSSTSSSSSSSSSRTRSSGQRSSGRIGHGHVHSHQHPSLHAANWHGISHGHGHGHSHGNGHGHHHHHHHHHHHHHHHHNASAVAAGSGGGMSSLRKMYGDLPSSSGASGSAPATGTGQSQSSSTLNGPDLTKLLIKGGIQNIVNSFALKDAGANARPVANGGPSSNPGKPVLEQSPIKSLSNLVSSPIKMTTIKNIPLPTTAATSSSSSCICSSAAPSSSSSSSSGACATGGCQQDPIAAKLTSCLCTRLPTPSVAPPVASLVAPAPVARSGSTSSPSKCPESSCSGANAGFAARSTLAGTRVTFSGNSMLHKTGNNRITRTKHRHYHGQGHGHGHGNGHSSSSSSSHFFNHACAGNQPSVNAAAFATSSSSSSSSPSSSSSSPSKRRKLEQGMGAGAVGATATTATAAATVALPASTSTTTAEPEDSLLGVSDTRTLAEASRNLTQTLRKLSKEVFTNKIDLSGAGVVSSGRSSSSGATSSGAASGEEAPRKSGSGAVIESMKNHGKGIYSGTFSGTLNPALQDRFGRPKRDISTVIHILNDLLSATPQYGRGARISFEAPTTGSVSGSGSGSGSSGSSSTTSSGSGLHHGSRSKMYSSKHHNCAKCNSRAQQQQQQSATLASGSGGSCSFRDCPSYHSSSAATKASTSSKSSSHSCCQVAEAPSSMTSQSNGCTCRYRRDDGQGEREREHTCQKCTVELANMKTRSKMDQLRLVMQQHKQKREARKLKSGPYATAASASAADSLSSIAAGGTAAVPMGAAAQYSAVSALVATPLQAAAVPVQTGKAAPANSSNANANGNTSTAPATAATAAAAAPTAAPPSEVSPNHIVEEVDTAA